A single Spirochaetota bacterium DNA region contains:
- a CDS encoding zinc-binding dehydrogenase: MKTKAVRLYGKKDLRLEEFELPAIKDGEILAHIISDSICMSSYKASAQGSDHKRVPKDIDKNPVIIGHEFCGEIVEVGARWKHQFKHGQKFSIQPAITYDKAPVGVLSAPGYSYRYIGGDATYIIIPEEVMSQGCLLGYDGDAYFKGSLAEPMSCIVGAFHANYHTTPGSYEHSMGIVKGGSMALLAGVGPMGLGAIDYALHCDRRPSLLVVTDIDDARLQRAASIFSVEHAKKQGVTLKYVNTKTMEKPGVELMAMNGGRGYDDVYVFAPVAPVVEQGDTILGMDGCLNFFAGPTDPNFSAKFNFYNVHYAASHVVGTSGGNTADMIESLAMMGKSLIDPATMVTHVGGLDAVVETTLHLPDIPGGKKLIYTNVSMPLTAINDFETKGKSDPFFAELAKLTAKNNGLWSTDAEKYLIANAKKL, translated from the coding sequence ATGAAAACGAAAGCAGTTCGGCTCTACGGAAAGAAAGACCTTCGCCTCGAGGAATTCGAGCTCCCCGCGATAAAGGACGGCGAGATACTCGCGCATATCATTTCCGACAGTATCTGCATGTCATCGTACAAGGCATCGGCTCAGGGCTCCGATCACAAGCGCGTGCCGAAGGATATCGATAAGAACCCCGTTATCATCGGGCATGAATTCTGCGGTGAGATCGTGGAAGTGGGCGCCAGGTGGAAACATCAATTCAAGCACGGTCAGAAATTCTCCATTCAGCCTGCCATCACCTACGATAAAGCGCCCGTCGGCGTGCTCTCTGCGCCGGGATATTCGTACCGCTACATCGGCGGGGATGCAACGTACATCATCATTCCCGAAGAAGTCATGTCGCAGGGATGTCTTCTTGGATACGACGGGGATGCGTACTTCAAGGGCTCGCTTGCTGAACCGATGTCGTGCATCGTCGGCGCTTTCCACGCGAACTATCACACCACGCCCGGGAGTTATGAGCACAGCATGGGCATCGTGAAAGGAGGCTCGATGGCGCTTCTTGCCGGTGTCGGCCCCATGGGCCTCGGAGCTATCGACTACGCGCTTCACTGTGACCGCCGTCCGTCGCTCCTTGTCGTCACCGACATTGATGACGCACGGCTTCAACGCGCCGCGTCGATATTCAGCGTCGAGCATGCGAAGAAGCAGGGTGTTACGCTCAAGTACGTGAACACGAAGACGATGGAAAAGCCCGGTGTCGAGCTTATGGCCATGAATGGCGGCAGGGGATATGACGACGTCTATGTTTTTGCGCCGGTCGCTCCCGTCGTGGAACAGGGCGATACGATACTCGGCATGGACGGATGCCTTAACTTCTTCGCCGGCCCTACCGATCCGAATTTTTCCGCGAAGTTCAATTTCTATAACGTGCATTATGCAGCGAGCCATGTCGTCGGCACGAGCGGCGGCAACACGGCCGATATGATCGAATCGCTCGCGATGATGGGAAAGTCGCTCATCGATCCGGCGACCATGGTCACGCATGTGGGCGGGCTCGATGCCGTCGTTGAAACGACGCTCCATCTCCCGGACATACCGGGCGGGAAAAAGCTCATCTATACGAACGTATCGATGCCGCTCACGGCGATCAATGACTTCGAGACGAAGGGGAAAAGCGATCCGTTCTTTGCCGAACTCGCGAAACTCACGGCGAAGA